From a single Streptomyces liliifuscus genomic region:
- a CDS encoding SpoIIE family protein phosphatase yields MAADSVDEPPEDSAALLATYPVGRLAATVERLRREVRAAQVEADGRALIELAKGILVERLGCGPAQAARQLAELTEQAGVSTLELAVEVINQAARDRLSEVADAFLTAAKSTAAADDGSSNAHSPAVRMREAESGALAAPDTQAVADSLLQHALTPLGAVAVAIWTVRSDGSLTLAGSAGFSPAEAGRWHHVPPGVVTVARTSLSERAGQWIGSLAETGLPSIGQHQYPDGGRAAIPAGTGGRIHGTLEIVWPSRLEPQPPQVVRQVEALAELCARTLETYAFVHGDEALREPRVVPDATELVDLADGLHDPALVLVPYLDGGQLVDFHIHHVNSRFLDPAGRPRGLVNGAMLLEAYPLAAGESELFQRIERVYATGEPFRAQRMNLTALVDQVPLSAVADISISRHANSVLLIWRIEDETARLASILQHAQRLGRIGGFEENLVTGEITWNGQLFTLYGRSPTSSPVPLEELPVHAHPDDAVAIRRFLRTVLHHRRPASASFRLRRPDEVTRHIRVVAEPVLDADGRLFVVRGAYQDISAQHWTEVALAATRVQLAHTEQQATERSRLTLQLQHAIMPPTQDPLRAPGIDVAVRYRPAETEHLVGGDWYDAVVLPSGLVLLCVGDVAGHGMEAATSMVVLRNALRGLAVTGAGPGQLLTWLNSVAHHLTGTVTATAVCGLYDPEHRTLRWARAGHLPPVLVRDTGAVSLPLVKGLLLGAAPQVTYEEDEIQLAVDDTLLMYTDGLIERRDRSMEESMTQLLTTVRAAPSTLDQQLDRLLTYSRSDTDDDTCIIGIRVS; encoded by the coding sequence GTGGCGGCGGACTCGGTGGACGAACCGCCCGAGGATTCGGCCGCACTTCTCGCGACCTATCCGGTGGGCAGGCTCGCCGCCACGGTGGAACGTCTGCGCCGCGAGGTGCGTGCGGCCCAGGTCGAGGCCGACGGACGTGCCCTGATCGAACTGGCCAAGGGCATCCTGGTGGAGCGCCTCGGGTGCGGGCCCGCCCAGGCCGCCCGCCAGCTCGCCGAACTCACCGAGCAGGCCGGGGTGAGCACACTCGAACTCGCCGTCGAGGTCATCAACCAGGCCGCCCGCGACCGCCTTTCGGAAGTGGCCGATGCCTTCCTGACCGCCGCGAAGTCCACCGCCGCCGCGGACGACGGGTCGTCGAACGCTCACTCCCCCGCCGTACGGATGCGGGAGGCGGAGAGCGGTGCGCTGGCGGCCCCCGACACCCAGGCCGTCGCCGACTCCCTGCTGCAGCACGCGCTGACCCCGCTCGGCGCGGTGGCCGTGGCCATCTGGACCGTGCGCTCCGACGGTTCCCTGACGCTGGCCGGCAGTGCCGGGTTCTCCCCGGCGGAGGCCGGGCGCTGGCACCATGTGCCCCCGGGCGTGGTGACGGTGGCGCGCACCAGCCTCTCCGAGCGTGCCGGGCAATGGATCGGATCGCTGGCCGAGACCGGTCTTCCCTCCATCGGGCAGCACCAGTACCCCGACGGTGGAAGGGCCGCCATTCCGGCCGGCACCGGAGGGCGCATCCACGGGACGCTGGAGATCGTCTGGCCCTCCCGCCTGGAACCGCAACCGCCGCAGGTGGTGCGGCAGGTCGAGGCCCTGGCGGAACTGTGCGCCCGCACGCTGGAGACGTACGCCTTCGTGCACGGCGACGAGGCCCTTCGCGAGCCGCGGGTCGTGCCCGACGCCACCGAACTGGTGGACCTGGCCGACGGGTTGCACGACCCCGCCCTGGTCCTGGTCCCCTATCTCGACGGCGGGCAGCTCGTCGACTTCCACATCCATCACGTCAACAGCCGTTTCCTCGATCCCGCGGGCCGGCCGCGCGGGCTGGTCAACGGCGCGATGCTGCTGGAGGCCTACCCGTTGGCCGCCGGGGAGAGCGAACTCTTCCAGCGGATCGAGCGCGTCTACGCCACGGGCGAGCCGTTCCGTGCTCAACGCATGAACCTCACGGCTCTCGTCGACCAGGTGCCGCTGTCGGCCGTGGCGGACATCAGCATCAGCCGGCACGCCAACAGCGTGCTCCTCATCTGGCGCATCGAGGACGAGACGGCACGGCTGGCGAGCATCCTCCAGCACGCACAGCGCCTGGGCCGCATCGGTGGCTTCGAGGAGAATCTGGTCACGGGTGAGATCACCTGGAACGGCCAGCTCTTCACCCTGTACGGCAGGTCTCCGACGAGTTCGCCCGTGCCGCTGGAGGAACTGCCCGTCCACGCGCACCCGGACGACGCCGTCGCCATCCGTCGCTTCCTGCGCACCGTGCTCCATCACCGGCGGCCCGCGTCCGCGTCGTTCCGGCTCCGGCGTCCCGACGAGGTGACGCGCCACATCCGTGTGGTGGCCGAGCCAGTGCTCGACGCCGACGGCCGGCTGTTCGTCGTACGCGGGGCCTACCAGGACATCTCGGCCCAGCACTGGACGGAGGTCGCGCTCGCCGCCACCCGTGTCCAGCTCGCCCACACCGAGCAGCAGGCGACCGAACGCAGCCGCCTCACGCTGCAGCTTCAGCACGCCATCATGCCCCCGACCCAGGACCCGTTGCGGGCGCCGGGAATCGACGTGGCGGTCCGCTACCGGCCGGCCGAGACGGAACATCTGGTGGGCGGCGACTGGTACGACGCCGTCGTCCTGCCGTCCGGTCTCGTGCTCCTGTGCGTGGGTGACGTGGCCGGCCACGGGATGGAGGCGGCGACCAGCATGGTCGTCCTGCGGAACGCGCTGCGGGGACTGGCCGTGACGGGCGCGGGTCCGGGCCAGCTGCTGACATGGCTCAACAGCGTGGCGCACCATCTGACGGGCACCGTGACCGCCACCGCGGTCTGCGGCCTCTACGACCCGGAGCACCGTACGTTGCGATGGGCCAGGGCCGGTCATCTGCCGCCCGTGCTGGTACGCGACACGGGGGCGGTGTCCCTGCCCCTGGTCAAGGGGCTGCTGCTGGGCGCGGCGCCACAGGTGACGTACGAGGAGGACGAGATCCAACTGGCCGTCGACGACACGCTGTTGATGTACACCGACGGCCTGATCGAGCGCCGGGACCGCTCGATGGAGGAGTCCATGACCCAGCTGCTGACGACGGTCCGCGCCGCCCCGTCCACGCTCGACCAGCAGCTGGACCGGCTGCTCACGTACAGCAGGTCGGACACCGACGACGACACCTGCATCATCGGTATCCGCGTGTCGTAG
- a CDS encoding PP2C family protein-serine/threonine phosphatase, whose amino-acid sequence MNRFVAAERALRSAAPHQLLDAVRAVLCNQYGAQDAELFLADYGLTLLQPVSAAQHAVDPLPVHDSPAGRAFGAQEPYTEHQGGGSVRLHLPVTVRGDRLGVLSVILPSAEAAGKCRTELAEVAEVLGHEVVVADRDTDLYLLARRRDRLTLAAEMQWQLLPARACARPEFTLGAQLEPAYAVFGDNFDWCVTADRLTLYITNGMGEGIDASLLTSLGINALRNARRAGIPIADQASLADQAVYAHYRGAAHLSVLLLDLELSTGRLRVVDAGSPRMLRLRDRSVTTVDMEEQLPLGMFEETDYVAQEFTVEPGDRLVLVSDGVHAVAAPGGERYGDRALARAVTSTSLVPAPEVPGAVLRELTGHRGESEPDDDALVVCLDWHGKQPAP is encoded by the coding sequence GTGAACAGATTCGTGGCAGCCGAGCGCGCACTGCGCTCCGCGGCACCGCACCAGCTGCTGGACGCGGTCCGCGCTGTGCTGTGCAACCAGTACGGGGCGCAGGACGCCGAACTGTTCCTCGCCGACTACGGACTGACCCTGCTGCAGCCCGTGTCCGCGGCACAGCACGCCGTGGACCCGCTGCCGGTGCACGACAGCCCGGCGGGCAGGGCCTTCGGGGCGCAGGAACCGTACACGGAGCACCAGGGCGGTGGAAGTGTGCGTCTTCATCTGCCGGTCACCGTGCGCGGCGACCGGCTCGGAGTGCTGTCCGTCATCCTCCCCTCGGCCGAGGCGGCCGGGAAGTGCCGGACCGAACTGGCCGAGGTGGCCGAGGTCCTGGGCCACGAGGTGGTCGTCGCCGATCGCGACACCGACCTTTATCTGCTGGCGCGGCGCAGGGACCGGCTAACCCTGGCGGCGGAGATGCAGTGGCAGCTGCTGCCCGCGCGTGCCTGCGCCCGGCCCGAGTTCACCCTCGGCGCCCAACTGGAGCCCGCTTACGCCGTGTTCGGCGACAACTTCGACTGGTGCGTCACCGCCGACCGGCTGACGCTCTACATCACCAACGGCATGGGCGAGGGCATCGACGCCTCGCTGCTGACCAGCCTCGGCATCAACGCGCTGCGCAACGCCCGGCGGGCGGGCATCCCCATCGCGGACCAGGCTTCCCTCGCCGACCAGGCGGTGTACGCCCACTACCGCGGCGCCGCGCATCTGTCCGTGCTGCTGCTGGACCTCGAACTGTCCACCGGACGCCTGCGGGTCGTCGACGCGGGCTCACCCCGGATGCTGCGCCTGCGCGACAGGTCCGTCACGACCGTGGACATGGAGGAACAGCTCCCGCTGGGCATGTTCGAGGAAACGGACTATGTGGCGCAGGAGTTCACCGTCGAGCCCGGCGACCGGCTCGTCCTCGTCAGCGACGGGGTCCACGCGGTCGCGGCACCGGGCGGCGAGCGGTACGGCGACCGGGCGCTGGCCCGGGCCGTCACCTCCACGAGCCTGGTGCCGGCCCCCGAGGTGCCCGGGGCGGTCCTGCGGGAACTGACGGGCCATCGCGGCGAATCCGAGCCGGACGACGACGCGTTGGTGGTCTGTCTCGACTGGCACGGAAAGCAGCCGGCGCCCTAG
- a CDS encoding RNA polymerase sigma factor SigF, with product MTAVTAGEATATAQRTQAVDETALPLIDEPSLIKPKDARDLSRQFFDRLAVLEEGTREYQYARNTLIEMNLSLVRYAASRFRGRGDSMEDIVQVGTIGLIKAIDRFELTREVEFTSFAVPYIVGEIKRFFRDTSWAVHVPRRLQEARVELAKATEELRTRLGRTPTTAELSQLMSLPEEEVIEARKAANCYNSSSLDAALTSDGDSQGETVLADFIGEDDRALELVDDLHSLTPLIAELDERERLIIHLRFVEERTQAEIGEVIGISQMHVSRLISRIIKRLRAGLLDPSVA from the coding sequence ATGACAGCCGTGACGGCAGGCGAAGCAACGGCCACGGCACAGCGGACGCAGGCGGTCGACGAGACGGCACTCCCTCTCATCGACGAACCGTCGCTGATCAAGCCGAAGGACGCCCGCGATCTGTCCCGACAGTTCTTCGACCGCCTGGCCGTGCTGGAGGAAGGCACCCGCGAATACCAGTACGCGCGCAACACCCTGATCGAGATGAACCTGTCCCTCGTCCGGTACGCGGCCTCCCGGTTCCGCGGCCGGGGCGACTCGATGGAGGACATCGTCCAGGTCGGCACCATAGGGCTGATCAAGGCGATCGACCGGTTCGAGCTGACCCGCGAGGTGGAGTTCACGTCCTTCGCCGTCCCCTACATCGTCGGCGAGATCAAGCGGTTCTTCCGCGACACGAGCTGGGCCGTCCATGTGCCGCGTCGTCTGCAGGAGGCCCGGGTCGAGCTGGCGAAGGCCACGGAGGAACTGCGGACGCGTCTCGGCCGTACGCCCACGACCGCCGAGCTCTCGCAGCTGATGTCGCTGCCCGAGGAAGAGGTCATCGAGGCCCGCAAGGCCGCGAACTGCTACAACTCCTCATCGCTCGACGCGGCCCTCACCTCCGACGGCGACTCGCAGGGCGAGACCGTCCTGGCCGACTTCATCGGCGAGGACGACCGGGCGCTGGAGCTCGTGGACGACCTCCACTCCCTGACCCCCCTCATCGCCGAACTCGACGAGCGCGAGCGCCTCATCATCCATCTGCGGTTCGTCGAGGAGCGGACCCAGGCGGAGATCGGCGAGGTCATCGGCATCTCCCAGATGCATGTCTCGCGACTGATCAGCCGCATCATCAAGCGGCTGCGCGCCGGTCTGCTCGATCCCTCCGTGGCCTGA
- a CDS encoding HAMP domain-containing protein gives MTSQTTDPVGSTPGEPELRRLLAGLTAVRDGDFGTRLPDDGGGLLGDIATVFNGMVDQLSVFTSEVTRVAREVGTEGTLGGQAEVPGVSGTWADLTDSVNAMAGNLTTQVRDIAQVATAVAKGDLSQKIDVPARGEILELKNTINTMVDQLSAFADEVTRVAREVGTEGRLGGQADVKGVKGTWRDLTDSVNFMASNLTAQVRNVAQVATAVARGDLSQKITVDARGEILALKETINTMVDQLSAFADEVTRVAREVGTAGNLGGQATVRGVSGTWKDLTDNVNVMASNLTGQVRSIAQVATAVARGDLSQKITVEAKGEVAALADVINTMVDTLSAFADEVTRVAREVGTEGRLGGQAQVPNVAGTWKDLTENVNSMANNLTGQVRNIALVTTAVAKGDLSKKIDVDARGEILELKTTINTMVDQLSAFAAEVTRVAREVGSEGRLGGQAEVEGVSGTWKRLTENVNELAGNLTRQVRAIAEVTSAVAEGDLTRSITVEASGEVAELKDNINSMVESLRETTRANQEQDWLKTNLARVSGLMQGHRDLSVVAELIMDELAPLASAQYGAFYLAEEAGRGHELRLVGSYGWPDDDGRPVRIPFGRSLVGQAARSRRTISVDELPPGYVTISSGLGRTVPTALVVLPITVEDQVLGVIELASVTPFTQIHQDFLGQLMETIGVNVNTIVANARTDELLDESQRLTTELQARSEELQVQQDELQRSNEELEEKASLLVAQNRDIEAKNLQIEQARQELETRAQQLSLASKYKSEFLANMSHELRTPLNSLLILAQLLAQNPSRNLTPKQVEYAGIIHSAGSDLLQLINDILDLSKVEAGKMELAPERVPLRQLLEYVEATFRPMTTQKSLNFTVRTAPGAPGDLLTDDSRLRQVLRNLLSNAVKFTEQGGVELRIEPAADDEVPDGVVRGGTIVAFRVRDTGVGIPEQHLETIFGAFQQADGTTSRKYGGTGLGLSITREIAHLLGGAVTVSSTPGQGSTFTLFLPVARADFEDLLSGDRSSEKALTAAPSEESAEHVPPSGPAALPRSRRRRLLVVEERQRGLLTLVAESTVADVAHGPDTGDPRGTVDVITAVGAQEAASALAAGPCHCVVLELGMPDGEATRFLDAMHGDSALANVPVLVHSGHRADLAQEQALQARSGTRALEFLSSLDELRERIALHLSAEELGDVPSLARAEEPQPETPHPVEDAFLGRTVLVVDDDARNLFALSGILELQGFHVLHADNGRKGIETLLHHPDISLVLMDVMMPEMDGYTATAEIRKMPQYAGLPIIAVTAKAMPGDREKSLASGASDYVTKPVDTNDLIACVRQWLPA, from the coding sequence ATGACCAGCCAGACGACCGACCCCGTCGGCAGCACACCGGGCGAGCCGGAGCTGCGCCGGCTCCTGGCCGGACTGACCGCGGTACGGGACGGAGACTTCGGCACACGTCTGCCGGACGACGGCGGGGGCCTGCTGGGCGACATCGCCACCGTCTTCAACGGCATGGTCGACCAGTTGTCCGTATTCACCTCCGAAGTGACGCGTGTCGCGCGCGAGGTGGGTACCGAGGGGACGCTCGGTGGACAGGCGGAAGTGCCGGGTGTCTCCGGGACCTGGGCCGATCTCACCGACTCGGTCAACGCGATGGCGGGCAATCTGACCACCCAGGTCCGTGACATCGCCCAGGTGGCGACGGCGGTCGCCAAGGGTGACCTCTCCCAGAAGATCGACGTGCCGGCCCGCGGCGAGATCCTGGAGCTCAAGAACACCATCAACACGATGGTCGACCAGCTCTCCGCGTTCGCCGACGAAGTCACCCGCGTGGCCCGCGAGGTCGGCACCGAGGGGCGGCTCGGCGGCCAGGCGGACGTCAAGGGCGTCAAGGGCACCTGGCGCGACCTGACCGACTCCGTGAACTTCATGGCGAGCAACCTGACCGCCCAGGTCCGCAACGTGGCCCAGGTGGCGACCGCCGTGGCCAGGGGCGATCTCTCGCAGAAGATCACCGTCGACGCCCGGGGCGAGATCCTCGCGCTCAAGGAGACCATCAACACGATGGTCGACCAGCTCTCCGCGTTCGCCGACGAGGTGACCCGCGTGGCCCGCGAGGTCGGCACGGCCGGCAACCTCGGCGGGCAGGCCACGGTCCGCGGTGTCTCGGGCACCTGGAAGGACCTCACCGACAACGTCAACGTGATGGCGTCCAACCTGACGGGCCAGGTCCGCTCGATCGCCCAGGTCGCCACCGCCGTGGCCCGCGGCGACCTGTCCCAGAAGATCACGGTCGAGGCCAAGGGCGAGGTCGCGGCCCTGGCGGACGTCATCAACACCATGGTCGACACCCTGTCCGCCTTCGCCGACGAGGTGACCCGGGTGGCCCGCGAGGTCGGCACCGAGGGCCGCCTGGGCGGCCAGGCCCAGGTGCCTAACGTGGCGGGCACGTGGAAGGACCTCACCGAGAACGTCAACTCCATGGCGAACAACCTCACCGGCCAGGTGCGCAACATCGCGCTGGTGACGACGGCGGTGGCCAAGGGCGATCTGTCCAAGAAGATCGACGTGGACGCCCGGGGCGAGATCCTGGAACTCAAGACGACGATCAACACGATGGTCGACCAGCTCTCCGCGTTCGCCGCCGAGGTGACGCGGGTGGCCCGTGAGGTCGGCAGCGAGGGACGGCTCGGCGGCCAGGCCGAGGTGGAGGGTGTCTCCGGCACCTGGAAGCGTCTGACGGAGAACGTCAACGAGCTCGCGGGCAACCTGACCCGGCAGGTGCGCGCGATCGCCGAGGTCACCAGCGCCGTCGCCGAGGGCGATCTGACGCGCTCGATCACCGTCGAGGCGTCCGGCGAGGTCGCCGAACTCAAGGACAACATCAACTCGATGGTCGAGTCCCTGCGCGAGACGACCCGGGCCAACCAGGAGCAGGACTGGCTCAAGACCAACCTCGCGCGGGTCTCCGGCCTGATGCAGGGTCACCGGGACCTGTCCGTGGTGGCCGAGCTGATCATGGACGAGCTCGCGCCCCTGGCGTCGGCCCAGTACGGCGCGTTCTACCTCGCCGAGGAGGCCGGGCGCGGTCACGAGCTGCGGCTCGTCGGCTCCTATGGATGGCCCGACGACGACGGGCGTCCGGTCCGGATCCCCTTCGGCCGCTCGCTGGTCGGTCAGGCCGCGCGCAGCCGCCGCACCATCTCCGTGGACGAGCTGCCGCCGGGATACGTGACCATCTCCTCGGGGCTCGGCCGGACGGTGCCGACCGCCCTGGTGGTACTGCCCATCACGGTCGAGGACCAGGTGCTCGGAGTCATCGAGCTGGCCTCGGTCACCCCCTTCACGCAGATCCACCAGGACTTCCTGGGCCAACTGATGGAGACCATCGGCGTCAACGTCAACACCATCGTGGCCAACGCGCGGACCGACGAGCTGCTGGACGAGTCCCAGCGGCTGACCACCGAACTGCAGGCCCGTTCCGAGGAGTTGCAGGTCCAGCAGGACGAACTGCAGCGCTCGAACGAGGAACTGGAGGAGAAGGCCTCACTGCTGGTCGCGCAGAACCGTGACATCGAGGCGAAGAACCTGCAGATCGAACAGGCCCGACAGGAACTGGAGACCCGCGCCCAGCAGTTGTCGCTGGCCTCCAAGTACAAGTCGGAGTTCCTGGCGAACATGAGCCACGAGCTGCGGACCCCGCTGAACAGTCTGCTCATCCTCGCCCAGCTCCTGGCGCAGAACCCCTCACGAAACCTCACCCCCAAGCAGGTCGAGTACGCGGGCATCATCCACTCCGCGGGATCGGACCTGCTGCAGTTGATCAACGACATCCTCGATCTGTCGAAGGTCGAGGCCGGGAAGATGGAACTCGCTCCCGAGCGCGTCCCGTTGCGGCAGCTTCTCGAGTACGTCGAGGCGACCTTCCGGCCGATGACGACGCAGAAGAGCCTGAACTTCACCGTGCGCACAGCGCCCGGGGCGCCCGGCGACCTCCTCACCGACGACTCCCGGTTGCGTCAGGTGCTGCGCAACCTGCTGTCGAACGCGGTCAAGTTCACCGAGCAGGGCGGTGTCGAGCTGCGGATCGAACCGGCGGCCGACGACGAGGTGCCCGACGGCGTGGTCCGGGGCGGCACCATCGTGGCGTTCCGGGTGCGGGACACGGGGGTCGGGATCCCGGAGCAGCATCTGGAGACGATCTTCGGAGCCTTCCAGCAGGCGGACGGCACGACGAGCCGCAAGTACGGCGGCACCGGCCTCGGTCTGTCCATCACCCGGGAGATCGCGCACCTGCTCGGCGGTGCCGTCACCGTCTCCAGCACGCCCGGACAGGGCAGTACGTTCACCCTGTTCCTGCCCGTGGCGCGCGCCGACTTCGAGGACCTCCTGAGCGGCGACCGGTCGTCCGAGAAGGCCCTGACCGCGGCTCCGTCCGAGGAGTCGGCGGAGCACGTGCCTCCCTCAGGACCTGCCGCCCTGCCCCGGAGCCGCAGGCGTCGTCTGCTGGTCGTCGAGGAACGGCAGCGCGGCCTGCTGACCCTGGTCGCCGAGAGCACGGTCGCGGACGTCGCCCATGGCCCGGACACCGGTGATCCGCGCGGCACGGTCGACGTCATCACCGCCGTCGGGGCACAGGAGGCGGCGAGCGCGCTGGCCGCGGGACCGTGCCACTGCGTGGTGCTGGAACTCGGCATGCCGGACGGCGAGGCGACCCGGTTCCTGGACGCCATGCACGGCGACTCCGCGCTCGCGAACGTTCCGGTTCTCGTCCACAGCGGTCATCGCGCGGATCTGGCACAGGAACAGGCGCTGCAGGCGCGTTCGGGCACGCGCGCCCTGGAGTTCCTGTCGAGCCTCGACGAACTGCGTGAGCGCATCGCCCTGCATCTCTCCGCGGAGGAGCTGGGAGATGTTCCCTCCCTGGCCCGCGCCGAGGAACCGCAGCCCGAGACACCGCACCCCGTCGAGGACGCGTTCCTCGGCCGCACGGTCCTGGTGGTCGACGACGACGCGCGCAACCTCTTCGCGCTCAGCGGGATCCTGGAGCTCCAGGGGTTCCACGTGCTGCACGCGGACAACGGCCGCAAGGGCATCGAAACGCTGCTCCACCACCCGGACATCTCGCTCGTCCTGATGGACGTGATGATGCCGGAGATGGACGGCTACACGGCCACGGCGGAGATCCGGAAGATGCCCCAGTACGCGGGTCTTCCCATCATCGCCGTCACCGCGAAGGCGATGCCCGGCGACCGGGAGAAGAGTCTCGCCTCGGGGGCGAGCGACTACGTCACCAAACCGGTCGACACCAATGACCTCATCGCCTGCGTCCGTCAGTGGCTGCCGGCGTGA
- a CDS encoding STAS domain-containing protein produces MPEHETAGQHGSPAREVGDFLRRRREQIAQRWADTPLFRTVFTVSRDEAVEAGKAVVEALAAVAAAGRVEDAEADGFTVVREQLTRTAAARSRAGAGSAQVSNEVDALRPPVVDLLVADLSQASAEHVRECATAVTVLMGTLRLVVMESALNEGRALIDRQRMELLETATPVIKLWDGIVAVPLIGTLDSARSQVVMETLLESVVDQHARFAILDITGVPTVDSLVAQHLMKTVAAARLMGAECIVSGIRPAIAQTIVHLGLDLGTVVTRASLADALAYALDQQGSGIVDPKPRGAVAR; encoded by the coding sequence GTGCCGGAGCACGAAACGGCAGGACAGCACGGATCGCCCGCGCGGGAGGTCGGGGACTTCCTGCGGCGCCGCCGCGAGCAGATCGCCCAACGGTGGGCCGACACCCCCTTGTTCCGTACGGTCTTCACCGTGTCCAGGGACGAAGCGGTGGAGGCGGGCAAGGCCGTGGTCGAGGCACTGGCCGCGGTGGCCGCGGCCGGCCGCGTCGAGGACGCCGAGGCGGACGGTTTCACCGTGGTGCGCGAGCAGTTGACGCGCACGGCGGCGGCCAGGTCACGCGCCGGTGCCGGCTCGGCCCAGGTGTCGAACGAGGTGGACGCCCTGCGACCACCCGTCGTGGACCTCCTGGTGGCCGACCTGTCCCAGGCGTCCGCCGAGCACGTACGGGAGTGCGCGACCGCGGTGACCGTGCTGATGGGCACGCTGCGGCTGGTCGTCATGGAGTCGGCGCTGAACGAGGGCCGGGCGCTCATCGACCGGCAGCGGATGGAACTGCTGGAGACGGCCACGCCCGTGATCAAGCTCTGGGACGGCATCGTCGCCGTACCGCTGATCGGCACGCTCGACAGCGCGCGCAGCCAGGTGGTGATGGAGACGCTCCTGGAATCGGTCGTCGACCAGCACGCGCGCTTCGCGATCCTGGACATCACCGGTGTGCCGACCGTCGACTCCCTCGTGGCGCAGCATCTGATGAAGACGGTCGCGGCCGCGCGGCTGATGGGAGCGGAGTGCATCGTCTCCGGCATCCGGCCGGCCATCGCGCAGACCATCGTCCACCTCGGCCTCGACCTGGGCACGGTGGTCACCCGCGCCAGCCTCGCCGACGCCCTGGCGTACGCGCTCGACCAGCAGGGCTCCGGCATCGTGGACCCGAAGCCCCGTGGGGCGGTCGCGCGGTGA
- a CDS encoding MarR family winged helix-turn-helix transcriptional regulator: MTSEAAELLEVLWGRASTAPVSASQLRVLFILEHHEGINLRTLADALGSSPPSTSRLCDRLQAVGFVERRPGATSRRELRLYLSRRGRAFLVDLRSRRERALQSVLEHMPAAQRTALLEGLVAFCAAAAQEIHEDDVTDARTA; encoded by the coding sequence GTGACCTCAGAGGCGGCGGAGCTGCTGGAAGTCCTGTGGGGGCGTGCCTCGACGGCTCCGGTATCGGCGTCCCAGCTGCGTGTGCTGTTCATCCTGGAACACCACGAGGGCATCAATCTGCGCACGCTCGCCGACGCCCTGGGTTCCTCGCCCCCCTCGACCAGCCGGCTCTGCGACCGCCTCCAGGCCGTGGGGTTCGTCGAGCGCAGACCCGGTGCCACCAGCCGCCGTGAACTGCGGCTGTACCTCAGCCGCCGCGGGCGTGCCTTCCTGGTCGATCTGCGCTCCCGCCGCGAGCGTGCTCTGCAGTCCGTGTTGGAGCACATGCCGGCCGCGCAACGGACCGCACTGCTGGAGGGCCTGGTCGCGTTCTGTGCCGCCGCGGCGCAGGAGATCCACGAGGACGACGTCACGGACGCCAGGACGGCCTGA
- a CDS encoding STAS domain-containing protein — MTEAHAGPPWGSVPVLRLGDVLLVTLQGDLHDSTAERLQQDISETIASSSTTGVVIDLSGVEMVDSFLGRVLAEIAAKAGLLAAQTVVAGMRPAVAITLVELGLTLPGLRTALTTEDALGLLAGETSPYRPRGTRRESP; from the coding sequence GTGACCGAAGCGCACGCCGGACCTCCGTGGGGGTCCGTCCCGGTGCTCAGGCTCGGCGACGTCCTGCTCGTGACCCTCCAGGGCGATCTGCACGACAGTACGGCCGAACGGCTCCAGCAGGACATCAGCGAGACCATCGCGAGCAGCTCGACCACCGGTGTGGTCATCGACCTCTCGGGGGTCGAGATGGTCGACTCGTTCCTGGGGCGTGTGCTGGCCGAGATCGCGGCCAAGGCTGGACTCCTCGCCGCGCAGACCGTGGTGGCCGGCATGCGGCCGGCGGTCGCGATCACGTTGGTGGAGCTGGGTCTGACGCTGCCGGGTCTGCGCACCGCGCTCACCACGGAGGACGCCCTGGGCCTCCTCGCCGGGGAGACATCTCCGTACCGTCCCCGCGGCACACGGCGGGAGAGTCCGTGA
- a CDS encoding STAS domain-containing protein: MSIAQNPLSVEVALPREGVALLTVEGHLDIDTATGLQHHLANQFQHGRRHFLLDLSAVPFMDSSGMNIIIRAYQQTRESAGSVHIIGPPPAVRRILDLTGVSITVPVSDTVDEALALVDKPRDEPEL; encoded by the coding sequence GTGTCCATCGCCCAGAACCCGCTGTCCGTCGAGGTAGCACTGCCTCGCGAGGGCGTCGCCCTGCTCACGGTCGAGGGCCATCTGGACATCGACACCGCGACTGGGCTGCAGCATCATCTGGCGAACCAGTTCCAGCACGGCCGTCGGCACTTCCTGCTCGATCTCTCGGCCGTTCCCTTCATGGACTCGTCCGGCATGAACATCATCATCAGGGCGTACCAGCAGACCAGGGAGTCCGCGGGGAGCGTGCACATCATCGGTCCGCCGCCGGCCGTGCGGCGGATCCTGGACCTCACCGGGGTCAGCATCACCGTGCCGGTGTCGGACACCGTCGACGAAGCACTCGCTCTCGTGGACAAGCCGCGGGACGAGCCCGAGCTCTGA